CTGCACGAACACGCCGCGTCCTACGAGTACCCCCGGACCCTGGAGGTCGTCAGCGTCGGGGACCGGGTCGACCTGGGCGCCCCGGGCGTCGTCCCGCCGTCGACGAACCGCTGACCTATCGGAGGTCGACCGCGCGCCCGTCGGCCGCGGCCTCGTAGACGCCCTTGAGCGTCCGCATGTCGACGAGTCCGTGCTCGCCGTCGGCGTAGGGCGCCTCGCCGGTCAGCAGGCAGTGCGAGAAGTACTCGAACTCCTCTTCCATCTGGTCTATCTGCTCGAAGGCGACGTCCACGTCGGACCCCCCGTGGGAGACGTGGAGCTCTCGCTCGTCCCACGGATAGAAGGCCGGTTCGACGCGCACCTCTCCCTCGGTGCCGGTCACTCTGATGTGACTCGCCATGGTCGCGTTCTGACTGGCCGTACAGAGGCCGAAGGTGTGGTCGGGGAAATCGACCTGGAAGGCGGCGTGTTCGTCGGGTACGTCGTCGAACTCCTCCTGGACGGAGGCGACCGAGCCCTGGACGCGCACCGGATCGGCGTCGAGCAGGAACCGGGCGGTGTTCAGCGAGTAGATGCCGATGTCCATCGCCGCACACCCGCCCGAGAGCTCCCAGTCGAGACGCCACTGGTCGGGGTCGGGGACGAGCTCGAGGATGGGTTCGGTCATGTTGCCGTGGACGAACACCGGGTCGCCGATGTATCCCGCGTCGATGAGATCACGCGCCCGCCGCACGGCGGGTTCGGTGTGCATCCGGTAGGCGATCATCAGCGTGACGTCGTGCTCGTTGCAGGCGGCGACCATCTGCTCGGCCCGGTCGACGGTCGCCTCCATCGGTTTCTCACAGAGGACGTCCTTCCCGAGTTCGGCAGCGCTCTCGACGAACGGGAGGTGCCGGGCGTTCGGCGTGACGACGTAGACGGCGTCGTAGGCGTCGCTGGCGGCACCGTCGTGGAACTCCTCGTACGTGATGGCGTGCTCGACGGTCTCGGCGTCGGCGGCGACTGACCCGGCTTTCGCCCGGTCGCCACTGACCAGCACCGTCGTCTCACAGAGGTCGCCGGCGGCGACGGCCGGCATCGCCTGTTCGCGGGTCCACCAGCCGAGCCCCACCATCGCGAACCTGACGGGGTCGTCGGTCTCGGTCAGGTCTTGCCAGTCGCGGCTGTCGAAGTCCTCGGTGAGTGCGGAAAGCTCCATACCGGCCGTTCGACCGCGTTCCAGAAAGAACTACTGGCGCTCACCGCCCACTCAGGCGACGGCGTCGTGAGCGCGTCGCGGGGACCGACCGTCCACGCCGAGGGCGTCGTCGAGATTCGCCCGGGGAGGCCGCTGGGCCCTCGGCCCGGCCGAATTCGTGCTCACGAGTACGCCATGTTGATCTCGACGACGTTGGCCGCCGAGAGCAGCAGTTCGGGGAGCTCCTCGTGGAACATGTCGCCCTTGATGCGCGTCGTCGGGCCGGAGACGCTG
The DNA window shown above is from Haloarcula halobia and carries:
- the gfo6 gene encoding D-xylose 1-dehydrogenase Gfo6; translated protein: MELSALTEDFDSRDWQDLTETDDPVRFAMVGLGWWTREQAMPAVAAGDLCETTVLVSGDRAKAGSVAADAETVEHAITYEEFHDGAASDAYDAVYVVTPNARHLPFVESAAELGKDVLCEKPMEATVDRAEQMVAACNEHDVTLMIAYRMHTEPAVRRARDLIDAGYIGDPVFVHGNMTEPILELVPDPDQWRLDWELSGGCAAMDIGIYSLNTARFLLDADPVRVQGSVASVQEEFDDVPDEHAAFQVDFPDHTFGLCTASQNATMASHIRVTGTEGEVRVEPAFYPWDERELHVSHGGSDVDVAFEQIDQMEEEFEYFSHCLLTGEAPYADGEHGLVDMRTLKGVYEAAADGRAVDLR